One segment of Sandaracinaceae bacterium DNA contains the following:
- a CDS encoding DUF2141 domain-containing protein, which yields MRWLLPCLLLGLLLLAASVPMTDAAAQAGALGDPTEPRRIVATVVTRSDDGRVFCAIWGARDGYPTRREHAVGQAMDRTIEGHRAHCVFEDVPPGEYALAAFHDENANNDLDRNIFGIPSEGTGASNDAYNAFGPPSWDDARFLFGRTEQTRQLRVHIHY from the coding sequence GTGCGCTGGCTCCTCCCCTGTCTCCTGCTCGGTCTTCTCCTCCTGGCCGCGAGCGTCCCGATGACCGACGCGGCCGCCCAGGCGGGCGCGCTCGGGGATCCGACCGAGCCGCGTCGCATCGTCGCCACCGTGGTCACCCGCAGCGACGACGGCCGCGTCTTCTGTGCGATCTGGGGCGCACGCGACGGCTACCCCACGCGGCGGGAGCACGCGGTCGGGCAGGCGATGGACCGCACGATCGAAGGCCACCGCGCCCACTGCGTCTTCGAGGACGTGCCGCCCGGCGAGTACGCGCTGGCCGCCTTCCACGACGAGAACGCCAACAACGATCTCGACCGGAACATCTTCGGCATCCCCAGCGAGGGCACCGGCGCCTCCAACGACGCCTACAACGCGTTCGGCCCGCCGAGCTGGGACGACGCCCGCTTCCTCTTCGGCCGCACGGAGCAGACCCGCCAGCTCCGCGTCCACATTCACTATTGA
- a CDS encoding LysR family transcriptional regulator, whose protein sequence is MLDGLHHFLLIVEHGTFTAAARAAHLSQPALTASIQRLEEAHGARLLDRGRRGASPTAAGRALIPRARAALSAVAEGKRAVREVLDLERGEVRIAAGATACTYLLPPTLAEFRRAYPGVRFWLRETTTEEALTAIDAGEIDLGIVTHPRGELWFEDELILIAAPETDPEGAPFVSFRVGATTRALFDANFPGAEVAMELGGIAAVKTHVRMGVGLALVSRHSVETDLALGRLVEVPHPRTPVKRALHLVHSGLDRLPPAATALRARMLAAPPRILEDVDRP, encoded by the coding sequence ATGCTGGATGGGCTCCACCACTTCCTGCTCATCGTCGAGCACGGCACCTTCACCGCCGCGGCCAGGGCGGCGCATCTGTCCCAGCCCGCGCTGACGGCGTCGATCCAGCGGCTCGAGGAGGCGCACGGCGCGCGGCTGCTCGATCGCGGGCGGCGCGGCGCGAGCCCCACGGCGGCCGGTCGCGCGCTGATCCCGAGGGCCCGCGCCGCGTTGAGCGCGGTCGCGGAGGGCAAACGCGCGGTCCGCGAGGTGCTCGACCTCGAGCGCGGAGAGGTGCGCATCGCGGCCGGCGCCACGGCCTGCACGTACCTGCTGCCGCCCACCCTGGCCGAGTTCCGGCGCGCCTATCCGGGGGTGCGCTTCTGGCTGCGGGAGACGACCACGGAGGAGGCGCTGACCGCGATCGACGCCGGGGAGATCGACCTCGGCATCGTGACGCACCCGCGCGGCGAGCTCTGGTTCGAGGACGAGCTGATCCTTATCGCCGCCCCCGAGACGGACCCGGAGGGCGCGCCCTTCGTCAGCTTCCGGGTCGGAGCGACCACCCGCGCGCTCTTCGACGCGAACTTCCCTGGCGCCGAGGTGGCGATGGAGCTCGGCGGGATCGCCGCGGTGAAGACCCACGTGCGCATGGGGGTGGGCCTGGCGCTCGTTAGCCGGCACTCGGTCGAGACGGACCTGGCGCTCGGTCGTCTGGTCGAGGTGCCGCACCCGCGCACCCCGGTGAAGCGCGCTCTGCACCTCGTGCACAGCGGGCTCGACCGGCTGCCCCCCGCCGCGACCGCGCTCCGCGCGCGCATGCTCGCGGCGCCGCCCCGGATCCTCGAGGACGTCGACCGGCCGTGA
- a CDS encoding SPFH domain-containing protein, with translation MTRLIPTLAFAALLLGSACSNQTTPEGFEGYLVHEPVAIGEARYVGSQTGPTSTGLVWRQRVVNVDMRPKNYTEAFHILSRDNLNVGFQAHARIGLRPGSVQRVVEELGVSSAEPADVTIPQWYVRNVQQPYRAVVRDVVHGYDAYDIQTETQPIAHEILERLRARYADTPLVFESISIGDLAYPEAINDEIQRKLGAEQDLERMSRELQIAEQEAEIMVENARGRAAAQRVVNETLTPLYVQHEMLSAFTALSRSDRATLIVTPTGDTGGSPVNVLTR, from the coding sequence ATGACCCGTCTCATCCCCACCCTCGCGTTCGCCGCGCTGCTCCTCGGCTCGGCGTGTAGCAACCAGACCACCCCCGAAGGCTTCGAGGGCTACCTCGTGCACGAGCCCGTCGCGATCGGCGAGGCGCGCTACGTCGGCAGCCAGACCGGGCCCACCTCCACCGGGCTCGTGTGGCGACAGCGCGTGGTCAACGTCGACATGCGTCCGAAGAACTACACGGAGGCGTTCCACATTCTCAGCCGCGACAATCTCAACGTCGGCTTCCAGGCCCACGCCCGCATCGGGCTGCGTCCGGGGAGCGTGCAGCGCGTCGTGGAGGAGCTGGGCGTCAGCAGCGCCGAGCCGGCGGACGTGACCATCCCCCAGTGGTACGTGCGCAACGTGCAGCAGCCCTACCGCGCCGTGGTGCGCGACGTCGTGCACGGCTACGACGCCTACGACATCCAGACGGAGACCCAGCCGATCGCGCACGAGATCCTCGAGCGGCTCCGGGCGCGCTACGCCGACACCCCGCTCGTGTTCGAGAGCATCTCGATCGGCGACCTCGCGTACCCGGAAGCCATCAACGACGAGATCCAGCGCAAGCTCGGCGCCGAGCAGGACCTCGAGCGCATGAGCCGGGAGCTGCAGATCGCCGAGCAGGAGGCGGAGATCATGGTCGAGAACGCCCGCGGGCGCGCCGCCGCGCAGCGGGTCGTGAACGAGACCCTCACCCCGCTCTACGTCCAGCACGAGATGCTGTCGGCGTTCACCGCGCTCTCCCGGAGCGATCGCGCGACCCTCATCGTGACCCCCACCGGCGACACCGGCGGCTCCCCCGTCAACGTCCTCACCCGCTGA
- a CDS encoding sulfite exporter TauE/SafE family protein, translated as MWMLLPLGLGAGSLSTVAGMGGGMLLVLALSLVFDPMTALAATTPALLVANLHRLWLFRGALDRRVAGVFVLGAFPGALIGSLLTVGLPEGVLSWILLAVSALAVARGLGWLRWSPGPRSLAPAGFVAGGVAAASGAGIFVSPLILAAGVRGDAFIATVSASAVAIHIGRVLGYGAGGAISGSTIAISALLVVGLVLGNLLGRVIRARLGEGASHRVTYAVMFALLLLALIGVA; from the coding sequence ATGTGGATGCTGTTGCCGCTCGGCCTCGGGGCCGGCTCGCTCTCGACCGTCGCCGGAATGGGCGGCGGGATGCTGCTGGTGCTCGCCCTCTCGCTGGTCTTCGATCCGATGACGGCGCTGGCCGCGACGACGCCCGCTTTGCTGGTGGCCAACCTTCATCGCCTCTGGCTCTTCCGCGGCGCGCTCGACCGCCGGGTCGCGGGCGTCTTCGTCCTCGGCGCCTTCCCGGGCGCACTGATCGGCAGCCTCCTCACCGTCGGCCTCCCCGAGGGAGTGCTGTCGTGGATCCTGCTCGCGGTGAGCGCGCTCGCGGTGGCGCGCGGCCTCGGTTGGCTGCGCTGGTCTCCGGGCCCGCGCTCCCTCGCGCCGGCGGGCTTCGTCGCGGGCGGCGTGGCGGCCGCCAGCGGGGCGGGCATCTTCGTCTCCCCGCTCATCCTGGCCGCGGGCGTTCGCGGCGACGCCTTCATCGCCACCGTGAGCGCGAGCGCGGTGGCGATCCACATCGGGCGCGTCCTCGGCTACGGCGCGGGCGGCGCGATCTCGGGCTCGACCATCGCCATCAGCGCGCTCCTGGTCGTGGGCCTCGTCCTCGGCAACCTCCTCGGCCGCGTCATCCGGGCCCGCCTCGGCGAGGGCGCCAGCCACCGCGTCACCTACGCCGTGATGTTCGCCCTCCTCCTCCTCGCCCTCATCGGCGTCGCCTGA
- a CDS encoding SPFH domain-containing protein, whose product MSKKRLAWLALGGLCLVVSLGGVIVDAVGGTNPYTPPGHEGYLSHQPLLLGQREYVGTQVGPTSPGWEWRAFVTNIDMRPTTYAESMEIFSADNLEVTFEANARVQLRDGSVREVVERYSGDGWYENNVRRPYRTAVREIVRQNDAFAIKDRSEELAAAILARLRAEYEGTPIEFLDVSIGNIEYPESVERQVVANLAAEQRRQRMEVERQIAEARARIRETRAGGEARAQQIEQATLTPLYVQHEAAELYQALADDTDDDDGVAQARVIVVVPTRPDAAGVPRIDMGR is encoded by the coding sequence ATGTCCAAGAAGCGCCTCGCCTGGCTCGCGCTGGGTGGCCTGTGTCTCGTCGTGTCCCTCGGCGGCGTCATCGTCGACGCCGTCGGTGGCACCAACCCGTACACGCCTCCCGGGCACGAGGGGTACCTGTCACATCAGCCGTTGCTGCTCGGACAGCGCGAATACGTCGGCACACAGGTCGGGCCCACCTCGCCCGGCTGGGAGTGGCGCGCGTTCGTCACGAACATCGACATGCGCCCCACGACCTACGCGGAGTCGATGGAGATCTTCAGCGCCGACAACCTCGAGGTCACCTTCGAGGCGAACGCGCGCGTCCAGCTCCGGGACGGCTCGGTGCGCGAGGTGGTCGAGCGCTACAGCGGCGACGGCTGGTACGAGAACAACGTCCGTCGCCCCTACCGCACCGCGGTCCGCGAGATCGTTCGACAGAACGACGCCTTCGCGATCAAGGATCGCTCGGAGGAGCTGGCGGCCGCCATCCTCGCGCGGCTCCGCGCCGAGTACGAAGGCACGCCCATCGAGTTCCTCGACGTCTCGATCGGCAACATCGAGTACCCCGAGAGCGTGGAGCGGCAGGTGGTCGCCAACCTCGCGGCGGAGCAGCGCCGCCAGCGCATGGAGGTCGAACGGCAGATCGCCGAGGCGCGGGCCCGCATCCGTGAGACGCGCGCCGGCGGCGAGGCGCGCGCCCAGCAGATCGAGCAAGCGACCCTGACGCCGCTGTATGTGCAGCACGAGGCAGCGGAGCTCTACCAGGCGCTCGCCGACGACACCGACGACGACGACGGCGTGGCGCAGGCCCGCGTGATCGTGGTCGTCCCCACCCGCCCGGACGCCGCTGGCGTCCCTCGCATCGACATGGGCCGCTGA